The genomic interval CGGGAGCCGAGGTGCTGGGCGTGGCATCGATCTTCACCTACGGGATGAAGAAGGGCCTCGACCGGCTGAAGGAGGCGAAGGTCGTGAACTACAGCCTTTCGAATCTCGACGCACTGGTGGAGGTCGCGGCCGAGGAGGGCTACATTCGGGCGGAGGACAAGGAGCGTCTGTTGCAGTTCCGCGACAATCCGTCGGACGAATCGTGGATGAACCGTTAAAAACGAGGATATGATGCGACATTTGATAGACCCGACGGATCTGACGGTGCAGGAGACCGAGCAGATCGTAGCCCTGGCCGAAGACATCATCGCCAACCGGTCGAAATACAGCGAAGCGTGCAAGGGCAAGAAGCTGGCGACGCTCTTCTACGAGCCTTCGACCCGCACGCGCCTGAGTTTCACGTCGGCAATGCTCGAACTGGGCGGACAGGTGATCGGTTTTTCGGACGCCAACTCGTCGTCGGTATCGAAGGGCGAGACGGTGGCCGACACGGTTCGTGTGATTCGCTGCTTTGCGGACATCATCGCCATGCGCCACTTCAAGGAGGGGGCGCCGCTCGTGGCGTCGCAGTACGCGGGGGTCCCGGTGATCAACGCCGGGGACGGGAGCCACTCGCACCCGACGCAGACGCTCACGGATCTCCTGACGATCAAGCGCGAGAAGGGGCGTTTCGACCACATGACGATCGGTTTCTGCGGTGACCTGAAGTTCGGCCGCACGGTGCATTCGTTGATCAAGGCGTTGTCGCGCTACGAGGGTATCGAGGTGATCCTGATTTCTCCCGAGGAGCTGCGCCTGCCGGACTACATGCTGCAGGAGATGCAGGCCAACTCGAAGCTTACGTTCCGCGAGGTGCGCACGATGGAGGAGGTGATGCCCGAGCTGGACATCCTCTACATGACGCGCGTGCAGAAGGAACGCTTCCTGGACGAAGAGGAGTTCGACCGGGTGAAGAACAGCTTCGTACTGAATCCCGAGAAGCTGCGCACGGCGAAGGCGGACATGACGATCCTGCACCCGCTGCCGCGCGTGAACGAGATCACGCGGGCGGTGGACAACGACCCGCGTGCGGCTTACTTCCGGCAGGTCG from uncultured Alistipes sp. carries:
- the pyrB gene encoding aspartate carbamoyltransferase → MRHLIDPTDLTVQETEQIVALAEDIIANRSKYSEACKGKKLATLFYEPSTRTRLSFTSAMLELGGQVIGFSDANSSSVSKGETVADTVRVIRCFADIIAMRHFKEGAPLVASQYAGVPVINAGDGSHSHPTQTLTDLLTIKREKGRFDHMTIGFCGDLKFGRTVHSLIKALSRYEGIEVILISPEELRLPDYMLQEMQANSKLTFREVRTMEEVMPELDILYMTRVQKERFLDEEEFDRVKNSFVLNPEKLRTAKADMTILHPLPRVNEITRAVDNDPRAAYFRQVENGKFVRMSLILTLLRWADENRPFAHTPVFNEEYIVNELVCPNRRCISATEDVDQLFRRMPDGTCRCAYCEAKAR